Below is a window of Dehalococcoidia bacterium DNA.
CCTTTCGTCACCCTCATGACCTCACGCCAGCGCCTGGCCGGTGCAGGCGGCTATGCGTAATTGCTAATCCAGCCCAGCCCGCCAAGCGTTGTCGATGCCGGACGGTACTCGCATCCGATCCATCCGTCGTACTCTGAGCTATCGATCAGGTTGAACAGGAACGGATAGTTTATCTCGCCGGTACCCGGTTCGTTCCGTCCCGGATTGTCGGCCAGCTGCAAATGGCCGATCACGTCGAGGTTCTGCTCGATCGTCCGGGCGAGGTCGCCCTCCATTATCTGCATGTGATAGATGTCGTGCTGCAGAAGCAGGTTCGTAGACGCGACCTCAGAGATGATCGATCTCCCCTGGTGGGTGCGAGTCAGGAAGAATCCAGGGATGTCTATCGTGTTGATCGGCTCGATCAGCAGACGGATGCCAGCCGATTCCAGCTCGCCCACCGCAAACTTCAGGTTCTGAACGAACGTGTCGTGCGCCACCTGATGAGCAACACTGCGTGGGACTATTCCAGCGAGGCAATTTACCTGCGGACAGCCGAGCGCCTTCGCATACTCAATGGCCGTCCCCACGCCGTCCTGGAACTCCCCTACCCTGTCTGGATCGCAGGCGATGCCGCGGTCTCCGCCGTCCCAGTCTCCGGCAGGCAGATTGTGCAGGACCTGTGTAAGCCCGTGCTTTGATAGCAGCTCAGCGAGCTGATTGGCGTCGTAGTCGTACGGGAACAGGTACTCGACACCCTTGAATCCGGCTCCGACGGCAGCCTCGAAGCGGTCAAGAAAGTCCACTTCGTTGAATAGCATCGTCAGGTTGGCGGCGAATCGAGGCATTGGCGTCCTTTCAAGTCAAGTCATCAATAGTGTCATCGAATTATATGACCGCAACCCTCAAGCCTCAAGGAGGCGTTGTGACGGACCGGTCAGCTAACCTCTGAGGGCGCAACCCACGAACGTTCGTCTGACGCCTTGTACATCGCGAGGATTATGCGCAGAACGTCCTCTGTGAATTCGATGTCCATCATCGGCTGACGGTCAGTGAGGATCCCGTCGACGAAGTCCCTCGCAGCTCCGTTGAAGCTCTCAATCCAGTCCATCGGAAGCTGGTACGAGATCGATTCGCTGCCGGTGTGAAGAACGAGTGGCGGCATGTCGAGCATCTCGCCCGTGCAGCGCGTAACCCACAGGATGCCCCTGGAGCCAACGACCTCCATGAACTCGTCAGCAGGGTAGTAGCGCGTCCGAAGCGGCATCTCGGCGGCCTTGGCGTACTCTATGCTCGCCAGTCTTTCGGAGGCAGCGTACTTCCAAGTGGCAACTGTCGGTGTCTCATCGATGAAGTTGTCCGTCCTCGTGACGACAGCAGAGACGCTGTCGACGTTGCCTCCCCACCACACGCCGGTCGCAACCTTGTGCCAGCCGTCGTCGAACAGGAGACCGCCAAGGTTTCGTTCCTGATCCTGTCTCCATACGTAGGCACCCTCTGTGACTGGTATCGCGGACTCAGAGCCGCCACCTCGAACAGTGCGGATTCTCACCAGTGAGACATCCCCCAGCGTGCCGTCCTCGATCAGCTCCTGCGCCTTCATGATCGGAGGATAGTACAGGAAGTTCTCGGTGGTCCTGTAGAAGGTGTCAGCACGCGAGACCGCGTCGGCGATTTCACGTATCTCGTCGATTGAATTGGCGGCGGGCTTCTGACAGGAGATGTGCTTGCCAGCTCCAAGACCGTCGACAATCTGCTGGGGATGTAGAGGCGTTGGCGTGAGGAGCTCAACGGCATCGACGTCAGAGTCGTTGAGCAGGTCTTCGTAGCTCGTATGGATGCGCGGATCGATTCCCCACTCGGAGGCACGAAGCCTTGCGCGCTCTTCAACCGGATCGCACAGCGCGACTACGTCACACCGCTCGTCGGCGAGATAGCCAGGCGCGTTGAGCTGCGAGATAGTTCCACACCCGACGATACCCAAACGGACCTTGTCCATCAGTTCGACCTCTGCTCGAAGAAGTAGCACTAGGGTATCAGGATTCACGGCCAGCGGGCAGTCCTGGCGCCAGTCGTACAGGCCAGTTCCAGCCCTCCGGAAACGGGAATCGAACTGCGGTAGACGGAAGCAAGAACCTCGCTTAATATTTTATGTAATTACCATAATAAATAATGTAATCTTAATCTAATGAGAGTCACGAAGGGAGGCATCATGACAAAGATAACCACCGGAATCCGCGTGTTGAAGCCTCATCTGGTCGGTCCGAGAGTCGCCCTGGGTTTGATGGCGACTTTGACGGTACCACTTATACCCTCACTGATCGTACTGGCCAATGCCTAGCAAGAAGCTGTCTACGCCGCGACTCGACAGTCAGGCGGGCCAGCCGCCCTGTCTGCCACTACACAGGGGAAGTGAGTGTCGTGCAGCAGGGATATCAACAATGCTCAAACGATTTTGTTCCCAGCCGGTAAGGGAGTCTGACTCCCGGTAACTGCCGGCCTCACGCCTTCCCGGGGCCATACCCGGCAATGCCTCCCGGGAGGGCAATTTCAACCAGTGACTTCGCCCATGAATGTTTCGGCTGCTGTGGAAAGCAGTGTCGTAAGGTGGGTGTACAGGTATGTCACATTCTGGCCCAGATATCTCCTCGTTGCGGCGGCGTTGCCAGCCGAACCCGACACTTTCCCGGCCGCTGCCACAGTGGCGAACACGCTGTCCATCGCCTCTCTCACGACCGGAGTGTCAGGTCTGCCGGGATACCCTAAAGACTGTGATAGATCGGATGGCCCCACGAAGAACACGTCCACATCGTCCACCTGAACTATCTCGTCCACGTTTCTGACGGCCTCCGCTTCTTCGATCTGGACACAGACCAGTGTCTCCCTGTTGGACAGCTCGGCGTACTCGGACATCGACATGCCGTACCCGTAGGAGGCGGCTCTGACACCTGCGGCCAGCCCGCGTTCGCCCAGCGGGTGGTACTTGACCGATTCGACCGCTCTCCTGGCGTCTTCTGCAGTGTTCACGTGAGGCACCTGAACTCCCATTACGCCCCTGTCCATCAACTGACCGATCGCTTCGAACGAGTTGACAGGCGGCCTGGCGATGGGAGTTATGCCCGCGCTCTCGGCAGCCATTACCATCAGCTCGACGCTCTCAAGCGAGATCGATCCGTGTTCAGTGTCGATGAGCACCCAGTCGAATCCCAATCGTCCAATTATGTCCACGACATGAGGAGATGGGAACATAACTGAGACCCCGAATGCCGGCTGACCAGACAGTAGTTTTCTCTTCATTTGATTTGGCGTCATAAGGTCCCTTCCTGCAATTCATTGGCAACGTATGCCAATACACAGTGCTCCCACTAGCAGTACGGCTGGACGGCTCGCGTAACCGAAATCCAATTTGGTGATAGAATGTACACCATTCGGAGACCGCCCTCCTGTAAGTCTAGGAGGCAGATGAGCAGTCTCACCCCCCAAATGCAACTACTTGCTCGCTTCTAGCATATTCCAGAAACCCGTCTACAAATGGTGGGTGTTCGCCGCCGTGGCCCTCGGCACACTGACGTCGGTGGTCAACCACGGCAGTATGTCGGTCGCCCTCCCAACCATTGCCCAGTACTTCGGCGCAGACCTCGCCACAGCTCAGTGGGTGGTCATCGCCGAGGGACTCGCCATCAGCGCGCTCATCCTGCCGATGGGGCGTCTCTCCGACATCTTGGGCCGGAAGCAGATCTACTTCGCAGGCCTTGTCATATTCGCCGGGGCTGCATTCATGGCAGCAAGTTCCCAGAGCATAACGATACTGATCGCATTCAAGGTCCTGCAGGGACTGGGCGCGGCCATGACGCAGGGCACCGGGATGGCGATGGTAACCTCCGTCTTCCCCGCAGAAGAGCGCGGCAAGGGCATTGGGTCTCACGCCAGCGTAGTGGGCTCCGGCGGGGTCATCGGCCCGGTTATGGGTGGATTCATCGTCACAGCGCTCGACTGGCTGGGAATGTGCGCCATGCTGGCCGTGATTCTGCTCATTAAGAGCGAGGCCTTCCGGCAGGACAACCGTAGCCGACGGTACGACTTCGGCGGAGCTGCCCTCTCATCGTCAGTGCTGCTTGCCTTCCTGTTGACCGTCTCGAACGGATCGCGCATGGGGTGGACATCGCTACCGATCATAGTAGGTGCTCTCGGATTCGTCGGATTCCTTATCGCCTTCATCTGGTGGGAGCGACGCGCGTCCTCCCCGATGCTGGACCTGGGACTGTTCAGAAACAGAGTCTTCAGCATCGGTATCACCACCAACTTCATGTCCTTCCTGGCCATAACGTCCGCACGCTTCCTGATACCGTTCTACCTTCAGGCCGCGCTCAGGTATACACCCGCGCTTGTCGGCTTCGTGCTGCTTCCCAACGCAGCGAGCAGAATAGTCATGGGCCCCCTGAGTGGATGGCTCTCAGACAAGTACGGCTGGAGGCTCTTTAACATCATCGGACTTCTCTTCTCTGCGGCGGGCCTGTTCGTGCTGGCATCGCTTACGGCGACGTCCTCCATACTGGTTGTACTGGCAGGAATCCTTCTGCAGAGCGCCGGGTCGGGCCTGTTTCAGTCACCGAATTCGGCCTCGATTTTCAGTGCGGCCGACTCCGGCAGACATGGTGTTGTTGCAGGGTTCGTAAACCTTTCGAGAAACTCCGGCAACGTCACCGGGATTGCGATCGCCACTTCTATCGTGACTGCGGTCATGGCCGGCGGAGGATTCGAGCCTAAGATTGACGCCGTGCTCGAGGCCGGTCAGGGCTCAGGACTGCTGGCCTCGTTCATTACGGGTCTCAAGGTGGTCTTTCTATCCATGGGCGTACTGCAGGTGATAGGAGCGGTCGCCTCGTTCTTCAAGACTGCACCGCGGCCCGAGCCGACCCCGCGCGCGGACAGCGTCGAGGCGCCCACCAGCGTCTAGTCCAAAGTCCGACCTATGGCATATGACGTCGACTCTCTCACAATCTGGCTTGAATTCGTGATAAAGTTCACCAGATGGCTGAATCCGACAGAGATGACAGTGCGGCCCTACTCGTAGGCAGGTTGATCAGGTCCTACCGAGACGACGCCCGGCGCAATGGCAGACGCCTGACCCAAGAGGGCCTTCTTGCCCTGATGGTCGAGAAAGGTGAGGACTCGGCCGCCTACTGGGATCGCTCAATGATCAGCAACTGGTAGAGGGGTGTGAGACACCCTCCGAGGGAGTTCCTGGTAGCGTTCGGTCGCGCGCTCAATGTGCCGCAGTCCGAGATTGACCACATCATGGCTCTGGCAGGTTACGAGAACCTGAGCGACGAGGAAGGTCGCGACGCGATAATGGCTGCTGCGCAAGCCATCGAGTCCCAGATGGAGAGTCTCCAGCACGAGGTTCGCAACCTGGTGGACTCCACGTCTGCACCCGAAGTCGCTGTGGACGCCTCCGCTGTAGCCAAGAACGCCCTGATGAGGCTTGCCCCGCCAGGCATCTACGCACTGGTAGTTGGGTTCATTCTCAATGCTTTGGGGCAGAACGGAACGGTGGCGCTACTGGCATTTGTGCTGGTGGGGTTCGCAATTGTAGTAGGCCAGTGGGCTTCGAGGAGGCTGAAACCAGGTCCAGACAGGTCCGAGCACGACCATATCGTTGACCTTTTCTTTCTCTCGGTGCTCTTCACGTTGAACGCATCTCTGCTGATAGAAGCTATCGGCAAGACGGACCACTTCGGGTTCTACACGATAGAACCCTTCACGAACTCTCCACTATCGCTCCTGGCCACATTTCTCGTCCACCTCGCACTGTCGCTTGTTGCATCAGTGATGTTCAGTGTGCTGTGGAGTCGACGGCATGGCACGAAAGACGGAACCAACACCTTTACGCGAGCAGTCTGGACAACACTTCCACCGATATTATTCACTTACGTTAGCGTTGCCGTCTTCGCCAATCTGGGTGCGTGGATATCACTCATGATTATCCATGGAATACTGTTCGGTGCCTTTACTGTCATTGTGGCTCTCAATGACCCGGCAACGTCGCTGAAGGATGTCGACTTTGTCCTCAAAGCAA
It encodes the following:
- the hyi gene encoding hydroxypyruvate isomerase, which encodes MPRFAANLTMLFNEVDFLDRFEAAVGAGFKGVEYLFPYDYDANQLAELLSKHGLTQVLHNLPAGDWDGGDRGIACDPDRVGEFQDGVGTAIEYAKALGCPQVNCLAGIVPRSVAHQVAHDTFVQNLKFAVGELESAGIRLLIEPINTIDIPGFFLTRTHQGRSIISEVASTNLLLQHDIYHMQIMEGDLARTIEQNLDVIGHLQLADNPGRNEPGTGEINYPFLFNLIDSSEYDGWIGCEYRPASTTLGGLGWISNYA
- a CDS encoding Gfo/Idh/MocA family oxidoreductase, with product MDKVRLGIVGCGTISQLNAPGYLADERCDVVALCDPVEERARLRASEWGIDPRIHTSYEDLLNDSDVDAVELLTPTPLHPQQIVDGLGAGKHISCQKPAANSIDEIREIADAVSRADTFYRTTENFLYYPPIMKAQELIEDGTLGDVSLVRIRTVRGGGSESAIPVTEGAYVWRQDQERNLGGLLFDDGWHKVATGVWWGGNVDSVSAVVTRTDNFIDETPTVATWKYAASERLASIEYAKAAEMPLRTRYYPADEFMEVVGSRGILWVTRCTGEMLDMPPLVLHTGSESISYQLPMDWIESFNGAARDFVDGILTDRQPMMDIEFTEDVLRIILAMYKASDERSWVAPSEVS
- a CDS encoding 2-dehydro-3-deoxyglucarate aldolase, whose translation is MKRKLLSGQPAFGVSVMFPSPHVVDIIGRLGFDWVLIDTEHGSISLESVELMVMAAESAGITPIARPPVNSFEAIGQLMDRGVMGVQVPHVNTAEDARRAVESVKYHPLGERGLAAGVRAASYGYGMSMSEYAELSNRETLVCVQIEEAEAVRNVDEIVQVDDVDVFFVGPSDLSQSLGYPGRPDTPVVREAMDSVFATVAAAGKVSGSAGNAAATRRYLGQNVTYLYTHLTTLLSTAAETFMGEVTG
- a CDS encoding MFS transporter; the protein is MLASSIFQKPVYKWWVFAAVALGTLTSVVNHGSMSVALPTIAQYFGADLATAQWVVIAEGLAISALILPMGRLSDILGRKQIYFAGLVIFAGAAFMAASSQSITILIAFKVLQGLGAAMTQGTGMAMVTSVFPAEERGKGIGSHASVVGSGGVIGPVMGGFIVTALDWLGMCAMLAVILLIKSEAFRQDNRSRRYDFGGAALSSSVLLAFLLTVSNGSRMGWTSLPIIVGALGFVGFLIAFIWWERRASSPMLDLGLFRNRVFSIGITTNFMSFLAITSARFLIPFYLQAALRYTPALVGFVLLPNAASRIVMGPLSGWLSDKYGWRLFNIIGLLFSAAGLFVLASLTATSSILVVLAGILLQSAGSGLFQSPNSASIFSAADSGRHGVVAGFVNLSRNSGNVTGIAIATSIVTAVMAGGGFEPKIDAVLEAGQGSGLLASFITGLKVVFLSMGVLQVIGAVASFFKTAPRPEPTPRADSVEAPTSV